A region from the Rufibacter sp. DG15C genome encodes:
- the metH gene encoding methionine synthase, producing the protein MTRIEEEVQKRILVLDGAMGTMIQRYNLQEEDYRGERFKNHPTDVKGNNDLLSLTQPHIIKEIHSQYFEAGADIAETNTFSGTSIAMADYQMEDLVYELNFESARIAREAADEWTAKTPDKPRFVAGAMGPTNRTASLSPDVNNPGFRAITFDELVDAYTEQIKGLVDGGVDVLLVETIFDTLNAKAALFAIDQYSQQTGKRLPIMVSGTITDASGRTLSGQTVEAFLYSVSHMTLLSVGFNCALGAKQLRPHLQSLDKASKFRISAYPNAGLPNAFGAYDETPEQMGEHIRDYLENNFVNIVGGCCGTTPPHIKVIAQIAQEFYPRPLPELPAVPTYSGLEPLTVFEGSNFVNIGERTNVTGSKKFARLILNGEFEEALAIARQQVENGAQIIDVNMDEGLLDSEAAMTTFLNLIASEPDIARVPIMIDSSKWSVIEAGLKCVQGKAIVNSISLKEGEEKFKEVARKVRSYGAAVVVMAFDEQGQADNYERRIQICQRAYNILTKEVGFPPQDIIFDPNILTVATGMEEHNNYAVDFINATRWIKENLPGCKVSGGVSNISFSFRGNDPVREAMHSVFLYHAIKAGLDMGIVNAGMLEVYEEIPKDLLERVEDVLLNRRPDATERLVEFAETVKNKGKEIVRDEAWRNEPVQKRLTHALVKGLVEYIDQDVEEARHLYTKPLEVIEGPLMDGMNVVGDLFGEGKMFLPQVVKSARVMKKAVAYLLPFIEQEKERAAAAGDTSTRQTNGKILLATVKGDVHDIGKNIVGVVLACNNYEVIDLGVMTPIDKILETARQENVDVIGLSGLITPSLDEMVSVAREMERQNFHVPLLIGGATTSRAHTAVKIAPAYKGTVVHVLDASRSVPVVGSLLSPDNREKFAQDMKAEYDEMREGYLSRQKEKKYLTLPAARANKLPIDWKAEDIYQPAKTGVTVFKGFPLKELVPYIDWTPFFQTWELHGRFPKLLEDPLIGSEATKLYADAQALLKRIVDQKLLTANGIVGLFPANSIGEDDIEVYANQDRSEVLTTFRSLRQQGQKGPGIPNLALADFVAPKETALPDYVGGFAVTTGHGLEELLQEFAADHDDYHSIMAKALADRLAEAFAEKLHEIVRKELWAYEPEESLSNEELIKEKYQGIRPAPGYPACPDHTEKTMLFQLLDVEKHTGITLTESLAMYPTAAVSGLYFAHKQSRYFGLGKIEKDQVTDYAKRKGMTVEETERWLSPNLNY; encoded by the coding sequence ATGACGCGCATAGAGGAAGAAGTACAAAAACGAATTTTAGTCTTAGACGGTGCCATGGGCACCATGATTCAACGCTATAACCTCCAAGAAGAGGATTACCGCGGCGAGCGCTTTAAAAACCACCCTACCGATGTGAAGGGCAACAACGATTTGCTCTCCCTCACGCAGCCGCACATCATCAAAGAAATCCATAGCCAGTACTTTGAGGCCGGCGCAGACATTGCCGAGACCAACACCTTCAGCGGCACCTCCATTGCCATGGCCGATTACCAGATGGAGGATTTGGTCTATGAACTAAATTTCGAATCTGCGCGCATCGCCCGCGAGGCTGCCGATGAGTGGACCGCCAAGACGCCAGACAAACCGCGCTTCGTGGCCGGGGCCATGGGCCCCACCAACCGTACCGCCTCTCTCTCGCCTGATGTGAACAACCCAGGATTTAGAGCTATTACTTTTGATGAATTGGTAGACGCCTACACCGAGCAGATTAAAGGCTTGGTAGACGGCGGCGTGGATGTGCTGTTGGTGGAAACCATCTTTGACACACTCAACGCCAAGGCAGCTTTGTTCGCCATTGACCAATATAGCCAGCAGACGGGCAAGCGCCTGCCTATTATGGTATCCGGCACTATTACAGACGCCAGCGGCCGAACCTTGTCGGGGCAGACGGTAGAGGCGTTCTTGTACTCGGTGTCGCACATGACATTGTTGAGCGTTGGCTTTAACTGTGCCCTGGGCGCGAAGCAGTTGCGCCCGCATTTGCAGTCTTTGGATAAGGCCTCTAAGTTCAGAATAAGCGCGTACCCGAATGCCGGTTTGCCAAACGCTTTTGGCGCCTATGACGAGACGCCTGAGCAGATGGGTGAGCATATACGGGATTATTTAGAGAACAACTTCGTGAACATTGTGGGTGGTTGTTGTGGCACTACGCCGCCGCACATCAAAGTCATTGCCCAGATTGCCCAGGAATTCTATCCGCGTCCCCTCCCAGAATTACCGGCCGTTCCTACCTATTCCGGCCTTGAGCCACTAACGGTGTTTGAAGGCTCCAACTTCGTCAACATCGGTGAGCGCACCAACGTCACCGGCTCCAAGAAATTCGCCCGCCTCATTTTAAATGGGGAGTTTGAAGAAGCCCTGGCCATTGCCCGCCAACAGGTAGAGAACGGTGCCCAAATCATAGACGTGAACATGGACGAAGGCCTGCTGGACTCAGAAGCCGCCATGACCACCTTCCTCAACCTCATCGCCTCAGAACCAGACATTGCGCGCGTGCCCATCATGATTGACTCCTCTAAATGGAGCGTGATTGAGGCTGGTTTGAAGTGTGTGCAGGGTAAGGCTATTGTCAACTCCATCTCCCTTAAAGAAGGCGAAGAGAAATTCAAGGAAGTGGCCCGCAAGGTGCGCAGTTACGGAGCCGCGGTGGTGGTGATGGCGTTTGACGAACAAGGCCAGGCCGACAACTACGAGCGTCGCATCCAAATCTGCCAACGTGCTTATAACATCCTGACCAAAGAAGTAGGCTTCCCGCCCCAGGACATCATCTTTGACCCCAACATCTTGACGGTGGCCACGGGCATGGAAGAGCACAACAACTACGCCGTAGACTTCATCAATGCCACCCGCTGGATTAAAGAAAACCTACCGGGCTGTAAAGTGAGCGGCGGCGTGAGTAACATCTCCTTCTCGTTCAGGGGCAATGACCCCGTGCGTGAGGCCATGCACTCTGTCTTCCTGTACCACGCCATCAAGGCCGGTCTGGACATGGGCATTGTGAATGCGGGTATGCTGGAGGTCTACGAGGAAATCCCGAAGGACCTGTTAGAGCGCGTTGAGGATGTATTGTTGAATAGAAGACCAGATGCTACGGAGCGTCTGGTGGAATTCGCTGAAACCGTCAAAAACAAAGGCAAAGAGATAGTCCGTGATGAGGCCTGGCGCAACGAGCCGGTGCAGAAGCGTTTGACGCACGCGCTGGTGAAAGGCTTGGTGGAATACATTGACCAGGACGTGGAAGAAGCCCGCCACTTGTACACTAAACCGCTAGAAGTCATTGAAGGCCCGCTCATGGATGGTATGAACGTGGTAGGCGACCTGTTTGGTGAAGGCAAGATGTTCCTGCCGCAGGTGGTGAAAAGTGCCCGCGTAATGAAGAAAGCCGTGGCTTACTTACTGCCGTTCATTGAGCAGGAGAAAGAACGCGCCGCCGCCGCCGGTGATACCTCTACCCGCCAGACCAACGGTAAAATCCTCCTTGCCACCGTGAAAGGCGATGTGCACGACATAGGCAAAAACATTGTGGGCGTGGTCTTGGCCTGCAATAACTATGAAGTGATTGACTTGGGCGTGATGACACCCATTGATAAAATATTAGAGACCGCCCGCCAGGAGAACGTGGACGTGATTGGCCTGAGTGGCTTGATTACGCCGTCTCTGGATGAAATGGTGTCGGTGGCCCGGGAGATGGAACGCCAGAACTTTCACGTGCCGTTGTTGATTGGTGGTGCTACCACCTCTCGCGCGCATACTGCCGTGAAGATTGCTCCGGCTTACAAAGGCACGGTGGTGCACGTGTTGGATGCTTCGCGCAGTGTACCGGTGGTTGGTTCTTTGCTGAGCCCCGATAACCGCGAGAAGTTTGCTCAAGACATGAAGGCCGAGTACGATGAGATGCGCGAAGGTTATTTGAGCCGCCAGAAGGAGAAGAAATACCTGACTTTGCCAGCCGCACGCGCTAATAAATTACCCATTGACTGGAAAGCCGAGGACATTTATCAACCCGCTAAAACCGGCGTGACCGTATTCAAAGGCTTCCCGCTGAAGGAACTAGTGCCCTACATTGATTGGACGCCGTTCTTCCAGACCTGGGAGTTGCACGGCCGTTTCCCTAAACTGCTGGAAGACCCGCTCATTGGGTCAGAAGCCACCAAGCTATACGCAGATGCTCAGGCCTTACTAAAGCGCATTGTAGACCAGAAACTGCTCACCGCCAACGGCATTGTGGGTCTGTTCCCGGCCAACAGCATCGGGGAAGATGACATTGAGGTCTATGCCAACCAGGACCGTTCAGAAGTGTTGACCACCTTCCGTTCGCTTCGTCAACAAGGACAGAAAGGACCGGGCATTCCCAACCTGGCACTGGCAGACTTTGTGGCTCCCAAAGAAACCGCTTTACCAGATTACGTAGGCGGCTTTGCCGTCACCACGGGCCATGGCTTAGAAGAACTGCTCCAAGAATTCGCCGCTGACCATGACGACTACCACAGCATCATGGCCAAAGCTTTGGCAGACCGTTTGGCAGAGGCGTTCGCCGAGAAACTGCATGAGATTGTGCGCAAGGAACTGTGGGCCTACGAGCCAGAGGAAAGCCTGAGCAACGAGGAACTCATCAAGGAGAAATACCAAGGCATCCGTCCGGCTCCGGGCTACCCGGCCTGCCCAGACCACACCGAGAAAACCATGCTGTTCCAGTTGCTGGACGTGGAGAAACACACCGGCATCACCTTGACCGAGAGCCTGGCCATGTACCCTACCGCGGCGGTGTCTGGTCTGTACTTCGCGCATAAGCAATCTAGGTATTTTGGCTTGGGCAAGATTGAGAAAGACCAGGTGACAGACTACGCCAAGCGCAAAGGCATGACCGTAGAGGAAACCGAGCGCTGGCTATCACCAAATTTGAATTACTAA
- the metF gene encoding methylenetetrahydrofolate reductase [NAD(P)H]: MKVTEHLQNATSTLFSFEILPPVKGKSIQSIYEGIDPLMEFNPPFINVTYHREEYVFKERGNGLLEKITIRKRPGTVGICSAIMNKYKVDTVPHIICGGFSKEDTENALMDLNFLGIDNVLLLRGDAVKTEAHFRPHTDGHAHASDLIQQVVQLNHGQYLDEEMENPTPTDFCIGVAGYPEKHVEAPNLATDLKYLKQKVDLGAQYIITQMFFDNKKFCDFVTACREAGITVPIIPGLKPLTTRNQLTVLPRFFNIDLPEDLVNAVDACKTPQDVKQVGIEWTIQQCKELVNFGVPCLHFYTMSKSEATAAVARAIF, encoded by the coding sequence ATGAAAGTAACAGAGCATTTACAGAACGCCACTTCTACCCTTTTCTCTTTTGAGATTCTGCCTCCTGTAAAAGGGAAAAGCATCCAGTCCATTTATGAAGGCATTGACCCTTTGATGGAGTTCAACCCGCCGTTTATCAACGTGACCTACCACCGCGAGGAGTACGTATTCAAAGAGCGTGGCAACGGGTTGCTGGAGAAAATCACCATCCGGAAGCGGCCTGGTACGGTAGGGATTTGTTCGGCTATTATGAACAAGTACAAGGTAGACACGGTGCCGCACATCATCTGTGGGGGCTTCAGTAAAGAGGACACCGAGAACGCCTTGATGGACCTCAACTTCCTGGGTATTGACAACGTGCTCTTGCTGCGCGGCGATGCCGTGAAAACGGAGGCCCATTTCCGTCCGCACACAGATGGGCACGCCCACGCTTCTGACCTTATCCAGCAGGTAGTGCAACTCAACCACGGCCAGTACCTGGACGAGGAAATGGAAAACCCCACGCCCACGGACTTCTGCATTGGTGTGGCCGGTTACCCAGAAAAGCACGTAGAAGCGCCAAACCTAGCCACCGACCTCAAGTACCTCAAGCAGAAGGTAGATTTAGGTGCCCAGTACATCATCACGCAGATGTTTTTTGACAACAAGAAGTTCTGTGACTTTGTGACCGCCTGCCGTGAAGCTGGGATTACGGTTCCTATCATTCCGGGGCTGAAGCCTTTGACCACGCGCAACCAGCTCACTGTGTTACCACGCTTCTTCAACATTGACTTGCCCGAGGATTTGGTGAACGCCGTAGATGCTTGCAAAACGCCGCAAGATGTGAAACAGGTGGGCATTGAGTGGACCATTCAACAGTGCAAGGAGTTGGTAAACTTTGGCGTACCATGCCTGCACTTCTACACCATGAGTAAGTCTGAGGCAACTGCTGCCGTAGCCAGAGCCATTTTCTAA